In Gammaproteobacteria bacterium, the DNA window CGAAGCGCTTGCGGCCACGCGCAGACTCGATTCCAGCGGGCGGCTCAAGCACCTCGAGCAGTCCGGCTGGAGCGTCGATTATCAGCATTACCAGGACGCCGAACCGGTCGCGCTGCCGGGCAAAATTGCGGTCGCGGGTCACGAACTGCGCGTAAAGCTGGTGGTCGAGGCATGGGAGACACCAGCCGTGTCGGCGCAATGGCGTTAAGCGCGTCCACACCCTGGCCCGCGCCGGCCAAACTCAATCTGTTTCTGCATATCACCGGCCGTCGGCCCGATGGCTATCATCTGCTTCAAACTGTCTTCCAGTTCTTGAGCGTCGGCGATGAGCTGCATTTCGAACCGCGCGCTGACGGCCAGATCAGGCGGGTCAACACGATCGCCTCCATTCCCGCGGAACAGGATCTGGCGGTGCGGGCGGCGCTGGCGCTGCAGGCGGCGACCGGCAGTGCGCTCGGCGCGGATATCGAGATTACAAAAAACCTGCCCGTCGGCGGTGGATTGGGCGGCGGCAGTTCGGACGCGGCCACCACCCTGGTGGCTCTGAATCACCTGTGGCGCTGCGGTTTGTCGCGCGACGAGTTGATGTCGCTGGGCTTGCGGCTGGGCGCGGATGTGCCGGTTTTCGTCTATGGGCGCGCGGCCTGGGCAGAGGGCGTCGGGGAGCGGCTGCAAGCGATCGATCCGCCCGAGTGTTGGTTCGTTGTGCTCAAGCCGGACGTGGCAATCGCGACAACTGAGGTCTTCGGCGCGCCGGAATTGACACGTAATTGCCCGCCAATCACAATAACCGACTTTGTCTCGTCCGGGGGCGACAACGTCTGCGAAGCTGTGGTGAGGCGTCGCTACCCGGAAGTCGCGGAAGCTTTGGACTGGTTGAACGATTTTTCGTCAGCGAGGTTGACCGGCACCGGCAGTTGCGTGTTCGCCGCTTTCGACACGCAGACGATGGCCGCGCAGGTGCTCGCGCAGGCGCCCGCGGCCTGGCGCGGTTTTTTCGCCAGAGGCTGTAATCGCTCGCCATTGCAGACCCGACTGGCTCGCGCGCGACGCTAGCAGGCTAAAAGTGCCTTCGCTGATGGGGACGATCACCGTCAGGGGACGTTCTCAATTTCAGGGGTCGATCAATTGGGCCGTAGCCAAGTGGTAAGGCACGGGGTTTTGATCCCCGCATGCGGAGGTTCGAATCCTCCCGGCCCAGCCATTTTCAGGCTTGCCAGGCGCCGGCGCTGTGAAGACAGGAAAGAACGTGGCTGAAAACAGCAGAGTGATGGTGTTTACGGGTAACGCGAACCCGGAGCTGGCGCGGGACATCGCCAATCATCTGAGCATCCCGCTGGGCAAGGCGCAGGTCGGACGATTCAGCGACGGCGAGGTGCAGGTCGAGATTGGCGACAATGTGCGTGGCCGGGACGTTTTTATCCTGCAGCCCACCTGCGCGCCGACCAGCGACAATCTGATGGAATTGCTGATCATGGTGGATGCGCTGCACCGCGCGTCGGCGGGCCGCATCACCACGGTGATTCCGTATCTGGGATATTCGCGGCAGGATCGCCGCGTACGCTCGGCGCGGGTGCCGATCTCGGCCAAACTGGTGGCGAACATGATCACCACCGCCGGCGCGGACCGGGTGCTGACGGTGGATTTGCACGCCGACCAGATTCAGGGCTTCTTCGACGTGCCGGTCGATAACGTCTACGCCTCGCCGGTGCTGCTGGGCGACATCTGGCAGCAGAAGTATTCGAGCCAGATCGTCGTATCGCCCGACGTGGGCGGCGTGGTGCGCGCGCGTGCGATTGCGAAATGCCTGGATCACGCTGAGCTTGCCATCATCGACAAGCGTCGCCCGCAGCCGAACGAGGCGCAGGTGATGAATATTATCGGCGACGTTAAGGGCAAGAACTGTATTATCGTGGATGATCTGGTGGACACGGCCGGGACGCTCTGTCAGGCGGCCGATGCGCTGAAGAACCATGGCGCCGAGAGCGTGGTGGCGTATGCCACGCACCCGGTGCTATCGGGCAATGCCGTGGAGAATATCGAGTCCTCGAGCCTGGATGAGGTGGTCGTTACCGACTCCATTCCGTTGCGCGACAGGCCGCGCGCGTGCGGGCGCATCCGTCAGTTGAGCATCGCCGGCATGCTGGCCGAAACTATCCGGCGGATTAATCTTGAAGAGTCGGTCAGCACTTTGTTCATGGACTGATCCGCCCGTTTGTCTGCATAAATCAAGTCGGCGTCATCAACACCGTTAGCAGGCATAAACAAATGCGGCGCCCCAAAAATTTGCAAATCAGGAGTTTGGTATGAGCGATGAATTTACCCTGGACGCGCGGCCGCGGAAACCTTCGACCAAGAACGCGATGCGCCGCCTGCGGCGCGAGGGTCTGGTGCCGGGCATCGTCTACGGCGCCGACAGGGCGCCCTTGCCCATCACCATGGAATATCGCGTGGTGAAGAAGAATCTGGCCCGCGAGGCGTTTTTCTCGCACATCTTGACGCTCAACGTCGGCGACGCATCGGAGCGGGTGATTCTGCGCGACCTGCAGCGGCATCCAACCAACGCGCTGGTGATGCACATGGATTTGCAGCGAGTGAGCGAGGACGAGGAGATTCGCGTGCGCGTGCCGCTGCATTTCCTCGGCGAAGAAATTGCGCCTGGCGTCAAGCTTGAGCATGGCGAGGTGAGCCACATGCAGACGGATGTGGAAGTCTCCTGTCTGCCCAAAGACCTGCCGGAATTCATTGAGGTCGATATCTCGGCCCTGCATTTGAACGACTCGCTGCACCTCTCCGATCTCAAGATTCCGCAAGGTGTGGAAGTAGTCGAACTGGGCTATGGCGAGGAGCACGATTACGCGGTGATCTCCATCCATCCGCCGCGCGTGGAGGAGGCAGAAGACGAGGAAGCCGAAGCGCCGGCGGCCGCGGTGGACGAAGAACAGGACAGCGACGAAGACGAGAAATAGAGCGCGCGCTTTAAGCAATGGCTGGCGAGACAGACCCGGTTCGGCTTATCGTCGGTCTGGGCAATCCTGGTACCAGATACGAACAGACCCGGCACAATGCCGGGTTCTGGTTTGTGGACGCGCTGGTGCGAGCGTATGGGGGCCGGTTTGCGGCGGCACGCAAATTCGACGGCGAGGCTGCGCCGATTTCACTGGATGGACGCGAGGTGCGTGTCTTCAAACCCGGCGCCTTCATGAACCGCAGTGGCGGCCCGGTGCGCGCCATCCTCAATTTCTACAAGCTTCCGTTATCCAGCATGCTGATCGCGCACGATGAAATTGACCTGCCACCGGGAGTGGCGCGGCTGAAGCGCGGTGGCGGCCACGGCGGTCACAACGGCCTGCGCGATGTGTTCGCGTATTTGAGCACGGATTGCTGGCGGTTACGGCTGGGTGTGGGACACCCGGGACACAGCGACCTCGTTGTCGATTACGTGTTGTCGAAGCCGGCCAATAGCGAGCAGGAGGCCATAATGCACGCGGCGGACCGGGCGCTGACCACCATGCCAATGCTGGCGGCCGGTCAATTCGAGCAGGCCATGCACCAGTTGCACACGCCGTCTCCCGCATCCTAGCTTCGACTCATGGGCTTCAAATGCGGCATCGTCGGCTTGCCCAACGTGGGCAAGTCCACCTTGTTCAATGCGCTGACCAGCGGCGAAATCGCGGCGGAAAATTATCCGTTCTGCACCATCGATCCTAACGTGGGCGTGGTGCCGGTGCCGGATGAGCGACTGCACAAACTGGCGTCCATCGTCAAGCCGCAGAAGATTTTGCCGACCACCATGGAATTCGTGGACATCGCCGGGCTGGTTGCCGGTGCGTCGAAAGGGGAAGGGCTGGGCAATCAGTTCCTGGCCCACATCCGCGAGACCGATGCCATCGCACAGGTGGTGCGCTGCTTTGAGGATGACAACGTAACGCACGTGGCGGGTCGGATCGATCCGGCCGCCGATGTCGAGACCATCGCCACCGAACTGTTGCTCGCCGATCTGGAGACGCTGGACAAGGCCGCGAATCGCGTGACCCGTATCGCCAAGTCAGGCGACAAGACGGCGGTGACGCAGGCTGCCGTGATAAGCAGGCTGCAAGCGCATCTCGATCAAGGCAAGCCGGCACGCAGCGCGGGACTGGACGCGGACGAGCGGCACGCGGCACGCGACCTGCATCTGATTACGATGAAGC includes these proteins:
- the pth gene encoding aminoacyl-tRNA hydrolase; the encoded protein is MAGETDPVRLIVGLGNPGTRYEQTRHNAGFWFVDALVRAYGGRFAAARKFDGEAAPISLDGREVRVFKPGAFMNRSGGPVRAILNFYKLPLSSMLIAHDEIDLPPGVARLKRGGGHGGHNGLRDVFAYLSTDCWRLRLGVGHPGHSDLVVDYVLSKPANSEQEAIMHAADRALTTMPMLAAGQFEQAMHQLHTPSPAS
- the ychF gene encoding redox-regulated ATPase YchF, with the translated sequence MGFKCGIVGLPNVGKSTLFNALTSGEIAAENYPFCTIDPNVGVVPVPDERLHKLASIVKPQKILPTTMEFVDIAGLVAGASKGEGLGNQFLAHIRETDAIAQVVRCFEDDNVTHVAGRIDPAADVETIATELLLADLETLDKAANRVTRIAKSGDKTAVTQAAVISRLQAHLDQGKPARSAGLDADERHAARDLHLITMKPMLYIANVPEDGFEDNPLLDRLHAAIADERAQIVPVCAAIEAEIARLDDADKGEFLESMGLTEPGLHRVIRAGYALLDLQTFFTAGPKEVRAWTVWRNATAPQAAGRIHTDFERGFIRAEVVGYNDFVATGGEHGAREAGKWRLEGKDYILREGDVVHFRFNV
- a CDS encoding 50S ribosomal protein L25/general stress protein Ctc, with the translated sequence MSDEFTLDARPRKPSTKNAMRRLRREGLVPGIVYGADRAPLPITMEYRVVKKNLAREAFFSHILTLNVGDASERVILRDLQRHPTNALVMHMDLQRVSEDEEIRVRVPLHFLGEEIAPGVKLEHGEVSHMQTDVEVSCLPKDLPEFIEVDISALHLNDSLHLSDLKIPQGVEVVELGYGEEHDYAVISIHPPRVEEAEDEEAEAPAAAVDEEQDSDEDEK
- the ispE gene encoding 4-(cytidine 5'-diphospho)-2-C-methyl-D-erythritol kinase, giving the protein MALSASTPWPAPAKLNLFLHITGRRPDGYHLLQTVFQFLSVGDELHFEPRADGQIRRVNTIASIPAEQDLAVRAALALQAATGSALGADIEITKNLPVGGGLGGGSSDAATTLVALNHLWRCGLSRDELMSLGLRLGADVPVFVYGRAAWAEGVGERLQAIDPPECWFVVLKPDVAIATTEVFGAPELTRNCPPITITDFVSSGGDNVCEAVVRRRYPEVAEALDWLNDFSSARLTGTGSCVFAAFDTQTMAAQVLAQAPAAWRGFFARGCNRSPLQTRLARARR
- a CDS encoding ribose-phosphate diphosphokinase; amino-acid sequence: MVFTGNANPELARDIANHLSIPLGKAQVGRFSDGEVQVEIGDNVRGRDVFILQPTCAPTSDNLMELLIMVDALHRASAGRITTVIPYLGYSRQDRRVRSARVPISAKLVANMITTAGADRVLTVDLHADQIQGFFDVPVDNVYASPVLLGDIWQQKYSSQIVVSPDVGGVVRARAIAKCLDHAELAIIDKRRPQPNEAQVMNIIGDVKGKNCIIVDDLVDTAGTLCQAADALKNHGAESVVAYATHPVLSGNAVENIESSSLDEVVVTDSIPLRDRPRACGRIRQLSIAGMLAETIRRINLEESVSTLFMD